From Desulfatibacillum aliphaticivorans DSM 15576, a single genomic window includes:
- a CDS encoding SDR family oxidoreductase: protein MADIRFDGKVAIVTGAGAGIGRMYAMELAARGAKVVVNDLGGARDGSGASTSAADQVVEEIKAAGGEAAANYDNVATMEGGANIVQTAVDNFGKVDILINNAGILRDRSFLKMTEEEWDLVIAVHLKGAFCVTQPAVKLMKENGYGRVIFTSSTSGLYGNFGQCNYGAAKMGVVGIMNTLKLELAKYDIKINTIAPTAYSRMTEDIIDEKMGAKLRPQFNSPMVLYLCSEENQTTGQIFAMGAGWYARTAIVSGDGACIGDAERDITPEEIRDNWDKIGDLANDKPHDSGTSIFSYMMPLLS, encoded by the coding sequence ATGGCTGATATTAGATTTGACGGAAAAGTGGCTATAGTAACCGGAGCAGGCGCAGGAATCGGCAGGATGTACGCCATGGAACTGGCCGCCAGGGGCGCCAAAGTGGTGGTCAACGATCTCGGCGGCGCCCGCGACGGCTCCGGCGCCAGCACCTCTGCAGCCGATCAGGTTGTGGAAGAAATCAAGGCCGCCGGCGGCGAAGCGGCTGCCAACTACGACAACGTGGCCACCATGGAAGGCGGCGCCAACATCGTGCAGACCGCTGTGGATAATTTCGGCAAGGTGGACATCCTGATCAACAACGCGGGCATCCTGCGCGACCGTTCCTTCCTGAAAATGACGGAAGAAGAATGGGACCTGGTCATCGCCGTGCATCTCAAGGGCGCTTTCTGCGTGACCCAGCCCGCTGTCAAGCTCATGAAGGAAAACGGCTACGGAAGGGTTATCTTCACTTCTTCCACTTCCGGCCTGTACGGCAACTTCGGCCAGTGCAACTACGGCGCCGCCAAAATGGGCGTTGTGGGCATCATGAACACCCTCAAGCTGGAACTGGCCAAGTACGACATCAAGATCAACACCATCGCCCCCACGGCGTACTCCCGTATGACCGAAGACATCATTGACGAGAAAATGGGCGCAAAACTCAGGCCCCAGTTCAACTCCCCCATGGTGCTGTATCTTTGCTCCGAAGAAAACCAGACCACCGGTCAGATTTTCGCCATGGGAGCAGGCTGGTACGCCAGAACCGCCATCGTATCCGGCGACGGCGCATGCATTGGCGACGCAGAAAGGGACATCACCCCCGAAGAAATCCGCGACAACTGGGACAAAATCGGCGACCTCGCCAATGACAAGCCCCACGACAGCGGAACAAGCATCTTCAGCTACATGATGCCTCTGCTTTCCTAA
- a CDS encoding SpoIIE family protein phosphatase, which produces MTESGNFSSPKNPSQENYVKGLEYRETLYRRVLESTQEGFVLGDEDCVIKDVNDALCRMTGFTAGELAGKYMWEIYDDQTQSCIAPQHPEMRMSRDRRFEGALLKKGGGTIPVAVHGNILTDDLGRVLGNGAFIVDLTKQKEAEDLLRQSLEQRDHALRRLNDELAAAAKYVRSVLPEPFSDRGVAAKWKFLPAETLGGDTFGYQWLDDDHFAMYLLDVSGHGVGPALLSVSVVNMIRSGTLPDTDFQEPAQVLESLNKAFPGEKHDFMFFTMWYGVYNRKTRELKYSSGGHPPALFMEHIPGQPPRAKNLSVKNIILGAREDASFSQESTILENPGCLYIFSDGAFEITQPDGAFWGMEGFCHYMETQACANPEALDALVSHVTELTGSDRLGDDLTIIEAKLGLPGA; this is translated from the coding sequence ATGACGGAATCCGGCAATTTCAGCAGCCCAAAAAATCCCAGCCAGGAAAATTACGTGAAAGGGCTGGAATATCGGGAAACCCTGTACCGGCGGGTGCTGGAATCCACCCAGGAGGGGTTTGTGCTGGGGGATGAAGACTGTGTGATCAAGGACGTCAACGACGCTTTGTGCCGGATGACCGGGTTTACGGCAGGGGAATTGGCGGGCAAGTATATGTGGGAGATTTACGACGACCAGACCCAATCCTGCATTGCTCCCCAACATCCTGAAATGCGCATGTCCCGGGACCGCCGCTTTGAAGGCGCCCTGCTGAAAAAGGGAGGCGGAACCATCCCGGTGGCCGTGCACGGCAATATTCTGACGGACGACCTTGGCCGGGTGTTGGGCAACGGCGCTTTCATCGTGGATCTGACCAAACAGAAAGAGGCGGAGGACCTTTTACGGCAGTCCCTGGAACAGAGGGATCACGCCTTGCGAAGGTTGAACGACGAACTGGCCGCGGCCGCCAAGTATGTCAGGTCGGTTTTGCCGGAGCCTTTCAGCGACAGGGGCGTGGCCGCCAAGTGGAAGTTTCTTCCCGCGGAAACCCTGGGCGGGGACACCTTCGGCTACCAATGGCTGGACGACGACCACTTTGCCATGTACCTGCTTGACGTGAGCGGCCATGGAGTTGGCCCGGCCCTGCTGTCCGTCTCCGTGGTGAACATGATCCGGTCCGGAACCCTTCCGGACACGGACTTTCAGGAGCCGGCGCAGGTACTGGAATCCTTGAACAAGGCCTTTCCCGGTGAAAAGCACGACTTTATGTTTTTCACCATGTGGTACGGAGTATACAATCGGAAGACCCGGGAGTTGAAGTATTCCAGTGGAGGCCATCCGCCGGCCCTGTTCATGGAGCACATTCCCGGGCAGCCGCCCAGGGCGAAAAATCTGTCCGTAAAGAATATCATTCTGGGTGCGAGGGAAGACGCCTCCTTCAGCCAGGAATCCACCATCCTGGAGAATCCCGGGTGCCTGTACATTTTCTCGGACGGCGCTTTTGAAATCACCCAGCCGGACGGCGCGTTCTGGGGCATGGAAGGCTTTTGCCATTACATGGAGACCCAGGCCTGCGCCAACCCGGAGGCTCTGGACGCCCTGGTCTCGCATGTCACGGAATTAACCGGATCAGACCGTTTGGGAGACGATTTAACCATCATTGAGGCCAAGCTCGGGCTGCCCGGCGCCTGA
- a CDS encoding response regulator, with amino-acid sequence MPEILIIDDEKEICTIFKMTLERAGYSVRAAQDGDEGIRLLKEKPVDLLIVDIIMPDKDGIETIVETRKNSPHVKIMAVSGGGRISSNEYLRMAKTLGANVTLEKPVTRDVLLSTVKELLG; translated from the coding sequence ATGCCTGAAATATTGATTATCGACGATGAAAAGGAAATATGCACCATTTTTAAAATGACGCTGGAAAGGGCCGGATACTCTGTGCGAGCGGCCCAGGACGGCGATGAAGGGATTCGTTTGCTTAAGGAAAAGCCCGTGGACCTCCTGATTGTAGACATCATTATGCCGGATAAGGACGGCATTGAGACTATTGTGGAAACGCGCAAAAATTCCCCGCACGTCAAAATTATGGCGGTTTCCGGCGGGGGGCGCATATCTTCGAATGAATACCTGAGAATGGCCAAAACGCTCGGCGCCAACGTAACCCTGGAGAAGCCCGTAACGAGGGACGTGCTGCTAAGCACGGTCAAGGAGCTTTTGGGTTAA
- a CDS encoding D-alanyl-D-alanine carboxypeptidase/D-alanyl-D-alanine-endopeptidase, whose translation MANLTRNMMSGNRQKQRRLWNYGILPLLCMLLLSVSASRIPAREPSLDLDASKDLPQSIARLLGPKDSLLAENSKGEILYSYNPNALRTPASTFKVFTSLLALNKLGEDFHFKTEIYQDGEGNLKIKGYGDPLLISEVLEPLAGEIASRTKSCKQIVLDSSYFKTPLEIPGTGSTANPYDAPVGALCVNFNTVFFTYDANGKLASAEDQTPLIPFAETIIRSKKLPRGRALLTQEHEQTTLYAGHLLRYFLREKGVACGEVVLGRVKPGDTLLFEHESPYSLTEVAGKALEFSNNFIVNQVFLSVGAHEKGAPATLENAVNTAREFAAKELEIKDLIVAEGSGLSRKNRITASQMMKVLRAFQPYQTLMHYEDGVWYKTGTLHGVRTLVGYIPEGDSDGLTRFVIFINTPGGSAQKVLGRILQSN comes from the coding sequence ATGGCGAACCTGACAAGGAACATGATGAGCGGGAATCGGCAAAAGCAAAGGAGGCTATGGAATTACGGAATTCTTCCGCTTCTTTGCATGCTCCTTTTGTCCGTGAGCGCAAGCCGGATTCCGGCCAGGGAGCCTTCCCTGGATTTGGACGCGTCAAAAGACCTGCCCCAGTCCATAGCCCGTCTATTGGGGCCCAAAGACTCCCTATTGGCGGAAAACTCCAAGGGGGAAATCCTTTATTCATACAACCCCAACGCCCTGCGCACGCCTGCATCCACGTTTAAAGTGTTTACCAGCCTGCTGGCCCTTAATAAACTGGGGGAGGATTTTCACTTTAAGACGGAAATCTATCAGGACGGAGAAGGAAACCTGAAAATCAAGGGATACGGAGATCCTTTGCTCATTTCCGAAGTATTGGAGCCCCTGGCCGGAGAAATCGCCTCCCGAACCAAGTCCTGCAAGCAAATCGTGCTGGATTCCTCCTATTTTAAGACGCCCCTGGAAATTCCCGGGACCGGATCCACGGCCAATCCCTACGACGCGCCGGTAGGCGCTTTGTGCGTGAATTTCAACACCGTGTTTTTTACCTATGACGCGAATGGAAAATTGGCCTCCGCCGAAGATCAGACGCCGCTCATCCCGTTTGCTGAAACAATTATTCGCTCCAAGAAGCTCCCCAGAGGCAGGGCTTTGCTGACGCAGGAGCATGAGCAGACCACCCTGTACGCTGGGCATCTGCTCCGCTATTTTCTCCGGGAAAAAGGCGTGGCATGCGGCGAAGTCGTTCTGGGAAGGGTGAAGCCCGGGGATACGCTCCTGTTTGAGCATGAGTCCCCTTACTCCCTCACCGAGGTCGCGGGCAAAGCCCTGGAATTTTCCAATAATTTTATTGTGAACCAGGTTTTTCTGAGCGTGGGCGCACACGAAAAAGGCGCGCCCGCCACCCTGGAAAATGCGGTCAACACGGCCCGGGAATTCGCCGCCAAGGAATTGGAGATCAAAGACCTGATCGTGGCCGAAGGCTCCGGCCTGTCTCGGAAAAATCGGATTACAGCCTCCCAGATGATGAAGGTTTTGCGGGCTTTCCAGCCTTATCAAACCCTGATGCATTATGAAGATGGAGTCTGGTACAAAACCGGCACCCTCCACGGGGTCCGCACCCTGGTGGGCTACATCCCCGAAGGCGATTCGGACGGCCTGACCCGGTTCGTCATCTTCATCAACACCCCCGGCGGCTCCGCACAAAAAGTCTTAGGTCGAATTTTACAATCAAATTAG
- a CDS encoding YqaA family protein has protein sequence MLKRLYNWVIGWAESPHGVWALAILAFAESSFFPIPPDALLIVLALGMPKKAFKFAAYCSVGSILGGMFGYFLGWQFMDAVGFKIIEFYHLTDKYVHVQELYATYDAWITFAAGFTPIPYKLFTIAGGAFKINFPVFCLASAVSRSARFFLVAACFYYFGPTIKPYIDKYFNLLAVIFTIMLIGGFVLIKYLM, from the coding sequence ATGCTGAAGCGTTTGTACAATTGGGTGATCGGATGGGCGGAAAGCCCCCATGGCGTTTGGGCCCTTGCCATTCTGGCTTTTGCCGAGTCTTCGTTTTTTCCCATCCCGCCTGACGCCCTGTTGATTGTACTGGCTCTCGGCATGCCCAAGAAGGCTTTCAAGTTCGCGGCTTACTGCTCGGTGGGGTCCATCCTGGGCGGCATGTTCGGGTATTTCCTGGGTTGGCAATTCATGGACGCGGTAGGGTTTAAAATCATCGAGTTCTACCACCTGACCGACAAATACGTCCACGTGCAGGAACTCTACGCGACCTACGACGCATGGATTACGTTCGCGGCCGGATTCACGCCCATCCCGTACAAGCTGTTCACCATTGCAGGCGGGGCGTTTAAGATCAACTTTCCCGTGTTCTGCCTGGCTTCGGCCGTATCCCGCTCCGCCAGGTTCTTTTTGGTGGCCGCCTGCTTCTATTATTTCGGGCCGACCATCAAGCCTTATATCGACAAATACTTCAACCTGCTGGCCGTCATTTTCACCATCATGCTCATCGGCGGGTTTGTGTTGATCAAGTACCTGATGTAA
- a CDS encoding protein-L-isoaspartate(D-aspartate) O-methyltransferase, with product MKPLKNDPYAGRRKQMVRTQIQARGVSDPKVLEAMDTVPRHLFVSEALHDQAYQDFPLPIGEGQTISQPYIVAEMTQALNLTKEDRVLEIGTGCGYQTAVLAQLAYKVYTIERIRSLFIGARRIFDELGFHNIVARCADGTLGWQDEAPFDAIIVTAGAPITPKALISQLAMGGRLIIPVGDQSVQSLKKIVRDENGIHESDLGACRFVKLVGEQGWRD from the coding sequence TTGAAACCTTTAAAAAACGATCCATACGCCGGGCGCCGCAAACAAATGGTCCGAACCCAGATTCAGGCCCGCGGCGTCAGCGATCCCAAGGTCCTGGAAGCCATGGACACCGTGCCCAGGCACCTGTTTGTGAGCGAGGCTTTGCATGATCAGGCGTATCAGGACTTTCCCCTGCCCATCGGTGAGGGGCAGACCATTTCCCAGCCCTATATCGTGGCGGAAATGACCCAGGCCCTGAACCTGACCAAAGAGGACAGGGTTTTGGAAATCGGAACCGGATGCGGTTACCAGACAGCCGTCCTGGCCCAACTGGCCTACAAGGTGTACACCATTGAACGGATTCGCAGCCTGTTCATCGGCGCACGCAGGATTTTCGACGAACTGGGCTTTCATAATATTGTGGCCCGGTGCGCTGACGGAACGCTGGGCTGGCAGGACGAAGCGCCTTTTGACGCCATTATCGTCACCGCAGGGGCGCCCATAACCCCCAAAGCGCTTATCAGCCAACTGGCCATGGGGGGGCGGCTGATCATTCCGGTGGGGGATCAAAGCGTACAATCCTTAAAAAAAATCGTGCGGGATGAAAACGGAATTCACGAATCCGACCTTGGCGCCTGCCGATTCGTTAAACTGGTGGGAGAGCAGGGGTGGAGGGATTGA
- a CDS encoding radical SAM protein, translating to MHYEGNMIRPPSEANSILLQATVGCSHNKCTFCAAYKGERFKIKSDDIIMEDIAFAAQYCRRQDRLFLCDGDALIIPQKRLVKFLTEIKRQLPWVTRVGTYANHKSLSMKSLDELKELRELGLKIAYMGLETGDDQTLKHVRKGCDSEKMIAMGKKCREAGIQLSITVLVGLAGRERSQEHAIATGKVLSAIDPEYVGALSLMIVPGTELYTEYEAGDFPILEPDEVLTELGTMIANTNLTNGLFHANHASNYLPIRAKMPEDKEKTLALINKALDGKVALKPEWMRAL from the coding sequence ATGCATTATGAAGGCAACATGATCCGGCCGCCCAGCGAGGCGAACAGCATCCTGCTGCAGGCAACCGTAGGTTGCTCCCATAATAAATGCACCTTTTGCGCGGCTTATAAAGGCGAACGCTTTAAAATCAAGTCCGACGACATCATCATGGAGGACATCGCCTTCGCCGCCCAATATTGCCGGCGTCAGGACCGGCTTTTTCTGTGCGACGGGGACGCCTTGATCATTCCCCAAAAAAGATTGGTAAAATTTTTAACGGAAATCAAAAGGCAGCTTCCGTGGGTAACCCGCGTAGGCACTTACGCAAATCATAAAAGCCTGTCCATGAAGAGCCTGGACGAGCTCAAGGAGTTGCGGGAGCTTGGCCTGAAAATTGCCTATATGGGATTGGAAACAGGGGACGACCAAACCTTGAAGCATGTCCGCAAGGGCTGCGATTCGGAAAAAATGATCGCCATGGGCAAAAAATGCCGGGAGGCGGGCATTCAACTTTCCATCACGGTTTTGGTCGGTTTGGCAGGCAGGGAGAGATCCCAGGAGCACGCCATCGCCACCGGCAAGGTGTTAAGCGCCATCGACCCTGAATACGTGGGGGCGTTAAGCCTCATGATCGTGCCCGGCACGGAGTTGTATACGGAGTATGAAGCGGGAGACTTTCCGATTTTAGAGCCGGATGAAGTGTTGACCGAACTGGGAACCATGATCGCCAACACCAATCTGACCAACGGACTGTTCCACGCGAATCATGCGTCCAATTATTTGCCCATTCGGGCCAAAATGCCCGAGGACAAGGAAAAAACCCTGGCGCTCATCAACAAGGCCTTGGACGGCAAGGTCGCCCTCAAACCGGAATGGATGAGAGCTTTGTAA
- a CDS encoding transporter substrate-binding domain-containing protein — protein sequence MGPTQNQSVKLAFVAVAIAGLVFMHPPMAATLFLTALPPDNPLPPALPDDTPEESLALTDAAEREPALELERTNELQDPAGDMDDVNLAALDAWVLDRKSDVDSRVRQTDQECDYLTLVNSLRQEQFTGDLDEIRERGVLRVLISMGRTNFFFSHGEIKGFEYELFREFEKKVNKDLSPSQRPIRVFFIPTPFDEMMDKLNQGLGDVVAAGMTITPERSKKARFTQPYIRNVNEVVVVNREVKNLNSLEDLSGRQVYVRPGSSYSEHLNKLNASLAAKNLAPIKIVRGDSSLNTDDILELVNSGVIKITVADSHIATLWARALPDIRVHEDLAVNTGGKIAWAVRKDTHQLRAELNDFIRSHRKGTLMGNIFYDRYYKNASWINNAISPQDQEKLSPLEDLFQKYGDEYGFDWLALAAQAYQESGFDHTKTSHKGAVGVMQIMPSTAADKVVSIPDINDLENNIHAGAKYLYFLREHYFNSPDISPEDRVLFAWAAYNAGPARINHLRREAALQGLDPNKWFYNVEKMAAMDIGRETVEYVANVNKYYVAFRLGYERS from the coding sequence ATGGGACCCACGCAAAACCAATCGGTTAAGCTGGCCTTTGTAGCTGTCGCTATAGCCGGATTGGTGTTTATGCATCCTCCCATGGCCGCCACGCTCTTTCTGACGGCCCTGCCCCCCGACAATCCCTTGCCTCCCGCCCTGCCGGACGACACCCCGGAAGAATCCCTGGCCTTGACGGACGCCGCGGAAAGAGAACCGGCCCTGGAACTGGAAAGAACAAACGAACTCCAGGACCCGGCCGGGGACATGGACGACGTGAATCTGGCCGCCCTGGACGCCTGGGTTCTTGACCGCAAGAGCGACGTGGATTCCAGAGTCCGCCAGACCGACCAGGAGTGCGACTATCTCACCCTTGTCAATTCCCTCCGCCAGGAGCAGTTTACGGGCGACCTGGACGAGATCAGGGAGCGAGGCGTGCTCCGCGTGCTCATCAGCATGGGGCGCACCAACTTTTTCTTTTCCCACGGCGAAATCAAGGGCTTTGAATACGAGCTTTTCAGGGAATTTGAAAAAAAAGTCAATAAGGATCTATCGCCCAGCCAAAGGCCCATCAGGGTGTTTTTCATCCCAACGCCTTTTGACGAAATGATGGACAAGCTGAACCAGGGCTTGGGCGACGTGGTGGCCGCCGGCATGACCATCACCCCGGAACGCTCGAAAAAGGCCCGGTTCACCCAGCCTTATATCCGGAACGTGAACGAAGTGGTGGTGGTTAACCGGGAGGTTAAAAACCTGAACAGCCTGGAAGACCTTTCCGGCAGGCAGGTTTACGTCCGCCCCGGCAGCAGCTATTCCGAACACCTGAACAAGCTGAACGCCTCCCTGGCCGCCAAAAATCTTGCGCCCATCAAAATCGTCCGGGGCGATTCCAGCCTGAATACGGACGACATCCTGGAGCTTGTAAACTCCGGGGTCATAAAGATTACCGTGGCCGACAGCCACATCGCCACACTTTGGGCCAGGGCGCTGCCCGACATCCGGGTGCACGAGGATCTCGCCGTGAACACGGGCGGAAAAATCGCCTGGGCCGTGCGCAAGGACACCCATCAGCTTCGGGCGGAACTAAATGACTTCATCCGGTCCCACCGTAAAGGGACCTTGATGGGCAACATCTTTTATGACCGCTATTATAAAAACGCCTCCTGGATCAACAACGCCATTTCGCCCCAGGATCAGGAGAAGCTCTCCCCCCTGGAAGACCTCTTCCAAAAATACGGGGATGAATACGGCTTTGACTGGCTGGCCCTGGCCGCCCAGGCCTACCAGGAATCCGGCTTTGACCATACCAAGACCAGCCACAAGGGCGCGGTGGGCGTCATGCAAATCATGCCCAGCACGGCGGCCGACAAAGTGGTCAGCATCCCGGATATTAACGATCTGGAAAACAATATCCATGCGGGCGCCAAGTATCTTTATTTTCTGAGGGAGCATTACTTCAACTCCCCGGACATCTCCCCGGAAGACCGGGTTTTGTTCGCCTGGGCCGCCTATAACGCGGGCCCCGCGCGCATCAATCACCTGCGGCGGGAAGCCGCCCTCCAGGGCCTTGACCCCAACAAATGGTTTTACAACGTGGAAAAAATGGCCGCCATGGACATCGGCCGGGAAACCGTGGAATACGTGGCCAACGTCAATAAGTATTACGTCGCCTTCCGCCTGGGCTACGAAAGAAGCTGA